The genomic segment ACGCGCCGCCAAGCGACGTTCCATTTCAGGGTCCCATTTCTCCGGGAGGTCGATCAATTGTAATTCGTAAACCAACAATGCGTTGGCCGGAAGGTCTGGATAGGTCTTCCGTTCATCATAAATCAGGTTAGGTGGTGCGACGACAGTCCGACGACCGCCAATTCGCATGCCCAGCAACCCGTATTCGATTCCGGTATAGCAGTCACGCCCACCGACGCGAATTGGATACGGGGAGTCCGGGACGGAGGCAAACAGTACATCGCCTTTGTGTCGAGTGCAAACGCAACTACAGACAGCAAGGTCGCCCGGCACGCATGGTCGGCCGGAGCCAATTTCATGGTCGGTGATTTTGAGGCTACGCGGTGGCTTCATTCGTCAATCGGGGAACGGTAGCGATCACCTGGTGGCGGCGATCGAGATGAAACTTAAACCCAATAGACGTCGACTCCGCCACTCGGGTGCATCGCATTGTTATCCGCCAATTTCTGGGTCAGTGCCATTCCATCGATCCCAACATACCCACGGCTGTGCAAGTGCCTCAGATCGAAAAAGCTCCATATCCCGATCCGTTGGAAAATTGTCTAGCGGTTTCCATATCGGGAGCCGAGGTGACTTGGGCTCAAGGTCAGGACGGAAGCATACATCAACCTTCCAATTTACGCGTGAGTCAGAAACCATCAAATTGCGAACGATGCTACAAATTAAGTAGTTATCATCAGATACGCCAACGACACAACGTCGTTCTTCGCCGGTCACAGTGCAAGGGGAGTTTATCGAAATAGGAAGGGTGTAGAACGTCCGGTTCTCCATGTGCAAATCCGTCGCAATTCTTCGATGTTCCAATCGCGTCTGAGTAAAGCGAATTCCAACGTATCCCATCCACGCAACTGTCAATGTCAGCAGGGCGAGCGATAGTCGAACAGACTTTACCATCGTACTAAACACGGATAACGTCACGCGTCACCGGGTACGCGCGGAAGATTTTCAACTGCCAAACCGATTGACTCGCGTACTCCGGTGCACGCGATTGTTACGTCAATTCGATGAGAACTCAGATCGCACACTGGGCCGCGACAGCAGTACGAGACACCATATCGCAAGCGGAAAGCCAAGGATAATGCCGGGACTCAAAACGGGGATTAGCGAGACAATGCACCCGATGACTGACAGTTTGTACCGGCGACGACGCAGAACAGACACCATCGCGGCAAAGATGACGCAATGCGCTGCTATTACAATCGATAGACCAATAGGGAATGTCCAATCTCGCACCATCCAGAAGGACCATCCCATTCCCTGCGCGGCGTTCTGCAAGTCAAGGAAGAACATGATGACGTACCACGCATCAACAAAGATGGTGAGCAGTAGAAGTACAAGCAACAATAACGCAGGGATGCCAACGCTTGATATCTTGGCATTGAGTTCTTCGCTTGGTGCTGAGTAGGGATTCTCGCTCACTTTCTCGTTTCATGCTGACGTAACGGCGGACATAACCGAGTGACGGCGGATGACACACCACTTCAGAAACCCCGACTCCGTCACTTCGGTTCATGTCATGGTTCGCGTGGTACACACGACCACAGTCTGCATCACATCGCTGCTGACAAGTCTACCCGATCGGAATATTGAAGGGGAACGGGCATAGGTATATCGGCCGGCGGTT from the Stieleria sp. JC731 genome contains:
- a CDS encoding FKBP-type peptidyl-prolyl cis-trans isomerase, giving the protein MKPPRSLKITDHEIGSGRPCVPGDLAVCSCVCTRHKGDVLFASVPDSPYPIRVGGRDCYTGIEYGLLGMRIGGRRTVVAPPNLIYDERKTYPDLPANALLVYELQLIDLPEKWDPEMERRLAARAES